The following are from one region of the Polyangiaceae bacterium genome:
- a CDS encoding acetolactate synthase, which translates to MAQVHGGRLVAQALKRQGIDHVFTLCGGHIQAIYDGCLDEGIRVVDTRHEQTAGHAADGYARVTGKPGVCLVTAGPGITDVVTAVANAQRAGVPMICIGGAGPKALCDMGSLQDMDSVTLMRPISKWSVQVPEARRIKEYIDSAFRIAQSNVPGPVYLEMPLDLLMNYADDDEPLTSPFEPPRPAGDPAAIARAAELLSKAERPSFIIGAQIRWSKNREIVKTFADRVQVPFFLNGMARGALPFAHPSLFTRSRRHAMVESDVVFVFGTPFDFRVDYGRPGTWNPDVKIVQVDLDGSELGRNRSVDVHIHGDSGLVLEQLLSAVGEKKAPAWLSKVREAEDKRRAKMKSEIEAAGDPPNPLRVCHEVGKRLGKNDIVIGDGGDFVATAAYVIPLEWPQLWMDPGPLGTLGIGPGYAMAAALCRPEARTVIMYGDGSFGLNAMEFEAMVRQKLPVIAVIGNDAGWTQIRRGQLAMYGEDRAVATALDYTHYEKVVEAVGGKGYWVESMAQLGPALDEAFASKVPACVNVKIAGSDFRKDAISV; encoded by the coding sequence ATGGCACAGGTTCACGGCGGGCGCCTGGTGGCGCAGGCACTCAAGCGACAGGGCATCGACCACGTTTTCACGCTCTGCGGCGGCCACATCCAGGCCATCTACGACGGCTGTCTGGACGAAGGCATCCGCGTGGTGGACACCCGTCACGAGCAGACCGCGGGCCACGCCGCGGACGGCTACGCGCGAGTAACGGGCAAGCCCGGAGTCTGCCTCGTCACCGCCGGCCCCGGCATCACGGACGTGGTCACCGCCGTTGCCAACGCCCAGCGCGCCGGCGTTCCGATGATCTGCATCGGCGGCGCAGGACCGAAGGCGCTGTGCGACATGGGCTCACTGCAGGACATGGACTCGGTCACGCTGATGCGGCCCATCTCCAAGTGGAGCGTGCAGGTCCCGGAAGCCCGCCGCATCAAGGAATACATCGACTCCGCCTTCCGCATCGCGCAGTCCAACGTGCCCGGCCCCGTGTACTTGGAGATGCCGCTGGACCTCTTGATGAACTACGCGGACGACGACGAGCCGCTCACCAGCCCCTTCGAGCCCCCACGCCCGGCGGGGGATCCCGCGGCCATCGCTCGGGCGGCGGAGCTGCTCTCGAAGGCGGAGCGGCCGAGCTTCATCATCGGTGCGCAGATCCGCTGGTCCAAGAACCGCGAGATCGTGAAGACCTTCGCGGACCGAGTGCAGGTTCCGTTCTTCTTGAACGGCATGGCGCGGGGCGCGCTGCCCTTCGCTCACCCGAGCTTGTTCACCCGCTCCCGCCGCCACGCCATGGTCGAGAGCGACGTCGTGTTCGTGTTCGGAACCCCTTTCGATTTCCGCGTGGACTACGGGCGACCGGGCACCTGGAACCCCGACGTGAAGATCGTGCAGGTGGATCTGGACGGCAGTGAGCTCGGGCGAAATCGCAGCGTGGACGTACACATCCACGGCGACAGCGGCCTGGTGCTCGAGCAGCTGCTCAGTGCGGTGGGCGAGAAGAAAGCGCCCGCCTGGCTCTCCAAGGTGCGCGAGGCGGAAGACAAGCGTCGCGCCAAGATGAAGAGCGAGATCGAGGCCGCCGGAGATCCGCCGAACCCGCTCCGGGTGTGTCACGAGGTCGGCAAGCGGTTGGGCAAGAACGACATCGTGATCGGCGACGGCGGGGACTTCGTGGCCACTGCGGCCTACGTGATTCCCCTGGAGTGGCCGCAGCTGTGGATGGATCCAGGACCCTTGGGCACGTTGGGCATTGGACCTGGCTACGCCATGGCCGCCGCATTGTGCCGCCCGGAGGCGCGCACGGTGATCATGTACGGCGACGGCTCCTTTGGCCTGAACGCGATGGAGTTCGAGGCCATGGTGCGACAGAAGCTCCCGGTGATCGCGGTGATCGGAAACGACGCGGGCTGGACTCAGATCCGCCGGGGCCAGCTGGCCATGTACGGCGAAGACCGCGCGGTCGCCACGGCCCTCGACTACACCCACTACGAGAAGGTGGTCGAGGCCGTGGGTGGCAAGGGCTACTGGGTGGAATCGATGGCCCAGCTCGGGCCCGCCCTCGACGAAGCCTTCGCTTCCAAGGTGCCCGCCTGCGTGAACGTCAAGATCGCCGGCAGCGACTTCCGCAAGGACGCCATCAGCGTGTGA
- a CDS encoding trypsin-like peptidase domain-containing protein yields the protein MRVEIPKLWLIVLMLTLGAASCRGHGEAPAASTPPPVASAPAVASPAPVLGSGGDFRTEDEKNTISVFNRAAASAVFVTERRVVVDYFAGRAMEVPAGSGSGFVWDDQGHVVTNFHVVAKARSVTVTLQDQKTYPAEVVGTEPRRDIAVLLIHAPKGSLSPITLPAPNGKLEVGQKVLAIGNPFGLDHTLTTGVISALGREVDGIGGVTIRDMIQTDAAINPGNSGGPLLDSGGRLIGMNTMIYSKSGAWAGIGFAVPVETIRRIVPQIIRTGRAEQVGFGIRIDPQQRIERRLGIKGMVVLGVLPGSPAEKAGLTAIRQTADGWALGDVIVRVGKDSVDDYDDLYNALDGKKPGERVKVEVVREGQHVSLDVDLVVVQ from the coding sequence ATGCGTGTCGAGATCCCAAAGCTGTGGTTGATTGTCCTGATGCTGACGCTGGGCGCGGCGTCGTGTCGCGGTCACGGTGAAGCGCCAGCGGCGAGCACACCACCGCCGGTGGCTTCCGCGCCCGCGGTGGCGTCGCCTGCTCCGGTCCTCGGCAGCGGTGGGGACTTCCGCACGGAGGACGAGAAGAACACCATCTCCGTGTTCAATCGCGCGGCGGCTTCGGCCGTGTTCGTCACGGAACGTCGAGTGGTGGTGGACTACTTCGCCGGGCGCGCCATGGAGGTGCCCGCGGGCTCGGGCTCCGGCTTCGTGTGGGACGACCAAGGCCACGTGGTGACCAACTTCCACGTGGTCGCCAAGGCTCGCAGCGTGACCGTCACGTTGCAGGATCAGAAGACGTATCCCGCGGAGGTCGTCGGTACGGAGCCGCGGCGGGACATCGCGGTGCTCTTGATACATGCGCCCAAGGGCAGCCTTTCGCCCATCACGCTGCCGGCGCCGAACGGCAAGCTGGAGGTCGGTCAGAAGGTGCTGGCCATCGGCAATCCCTTCGGCCTCGATCATACGCTGACCACCGGGGTGATCAGCGCTCTGGGGCGCGAGGTGGACGGCATCGGTGGCGTCACCATTCGCGACATGATCCAGACCGATGCCGCCATCAATCCCGGCAACTCCGGCGGTCCGCTGCTCGACAGCGGCGGTCGGCTGATCGGGATGAACACCATGATCTACTCCAAGAGCGGCGCCTGGGCGGGCATCGGCTTCGCAGTGCCGGTGGAGACGATCCGGCGCATCGTGCCGCAGATCATCCGCACTGGGCGCGCCGAGCAGGTGGGCTTCGGCATCCGCATCGATCCGCAGCAGCGGATCGAGCGGCGCCTCGGCATCAAGGGCATGGTGGTGCTCGGCGTGCTGCCCGGATCCCCCGCGGAGAAGGCGGGCCTCACGGCCATTCGTCAGACGGCGGACGGCTGGGCCCTGGGCGACGTGATCGTGCGCGTCGGCAAGGATTCGGTCGACGACTACGACGACCTGTACAACGCCCTCGACGGCAAGAAGCCCGGCGAGCGGGTGAAGGTGGAGGTGGTGCGCGAAGGCCAGCACGTCAGCCTGGACGTCGATCTCGTCGTGGTCCAGTGA
- a CDS encoding SRPBCC domain-containing protein: MLERSIVVRCSLAAAFEAFTTHIDEWWPRSHRRWSDSVLVLEGRAGGRLYERSAGGEEASLGAVTHWEPPARLGYDWYPGSGVDVPTHVDVRFFVDGDRTRVEVTHSLGKVARELWTERVARFEQGWGAVLPAFAGHVETMERGNSG; encoded by the coding sequence ATGCTCGAGCGCAGCATCGTCGTGCGCTGCTCTCTCGCGGCGGCCTTCGAAGCGTTCACGACGCACATCGACGAGTGGTGGCCGCGGAGCCATCGCCGCTGGTCGGACTCGGTGCTGGTCCTCGAAGGCCGTGCCGGCGGACGCTTGTACGAACGGAGTGCGGGGGGCGAAGAGGCGTCCCTCGGTGCCGTCACGCACTGGGAGCCGCCCGCGCGTCTCGGCTACGACTGGTACCCCGGAAGCGGTGTCGACGTACCCACCCACGTGGACGTGCGCTTCTTCGTCGACGGCGATCGCACTCGCGTGGAAGTGACGCATTCCCTCGGGAAGGTCGCGCGCGAGCTCTGGACCGAGCGCGTGGCGCGCTTCGAGCAAGGCTGGGGAGCGGTGCTGCCGGCCTTCGCCGGTCACGTGGAGACTATGGAGAGAGGGAACAGCGGATGA
- a CDS encoding FHA domain-containing protein: MTSKQSSLGPSGVAAFWLCDDHTEIPLGPGEFVVGRASDCEIALPEDSLLSRHHARLLVKEQGVEVEDLGSTNGTQVNGTRIVRRTSLPPGARVTFGGFQLELRQGVPKAMRKSRETSPEVPRIRASLLPPPDREDRTDRLTVFDALAPEVVEALANGRITQAKRILEPCFEQVLRDAERVKKVDQQVLDRGAAFALEMARRTGEGLFVDFVIRLHVLGRKVPSEVTIERLEKVVEGVDVVDDDLADEFFSLLRTLSPELDAAELILCTRLETALRKVGSHSPTIPGEPV; the protein is encoded by the coding sequence ATGACCAGCAAGCAATCGAGTCTCGGCCCTTCGGGCGTGGCTGCGTTCTGGCTCTGCGACGACCACACGGAGATCCCCCTGGGGCCCGGTGAGTTCGTCGTGGGCCGGGCGTCGGACTGCGAGATCGCCTTGCCGGAGGACTCTCTGCTCTCGCGTCACCACGCGCGGCTCTTGGTCAAGGAGCAGGGTGTCGAGGTCGAGGACCTGGGCAGCACCAACGGGACGCAGGTGAACGGCACTCGAATCGTGCGCCGGACCAGCTTGCCGCCGGGGGCTCGGGTCACCTTTGGCGGCTTCCAGCTCGAGCTGCGGCAGGGCGTACCCAAGGCGATGCGCAAGAGCCGCGAGACGTCCCCGGAGGTGCCGCGCATTCGCGCTTCCCTGCTGCCGCCGCCGGATCGCGAGGACCGCACGGATCGTCTGACCGTGTTCGACGCGCTGGCGCCGGAAGTGGTGGAGGCGCTCGCCAACGGTCGCATCACTCAGGCCAAGCGCATCTTGGAGCCGTGCTTCGAGCAGGTGCTGCGCGACGCCGAGCGCGTGAAGAAGGTCGATCAGCAGGTACTGGACCGTGGCGCCGCCTTCGCACTGGAAATGGCGCGTCGCACCGGCGAGGGCCTGTTCGTGGACTTCGTGATTCGCCTCCACGTGCTGGGTCGCAAGGTGCCGAGCGAGGTCACCATCGAACGCCTCGAGAAGGTGGTGGAAGGCGTAGACGTCGTGGACGACGACCTGGCCGACGAGTTCTTTTCCCTGCTCAGGACCCTGTCACCGGAGCTCGACGCCGCGGAGCTGATCCTGTGCACGCGGCTGGAGACGGCGCTGCGCAAGGTGGGCAGTCACTCGCCCACCATCCCCGGGGAGCCGGTCTGA
- a CDS encoding cystathionine beta-synthase codes for MPILDSVIDAVGSTPMVRLSRIGRDLPCELLGKLEFLNPGGSVKDRIGVRMLLEAEKAGRIKPGDTLIEPTSGNTGIGLAMTAAVRGYRMIITMPEKMSREKQVVLEALGAEIIRTPTEAAWDSPESHIGVAKRLKEVIPNSHILDQYGNPDNPNAHEEGTGQEIIEQCGGKLDACVLTAGTGGTITGVARAIKRAMPSCQIVGVDPEGSILAGPGEIKSYKVEGIGYDFIPDVLDRNLVDRWIKSNDRDSFRTARQLIRQEGLLCGGSSGSAVWAAMQVAKDMPKGSRIVTILPDSIRNYLTKFVDDSWMRQHGFTESDWEIGSIGDIVRTLPPKEVICIEDDRTLEDAVAAFKEHGISQMPCTSGGRLSGILTETDLLGLLVRNTKRTTALAEVMVRRVSTVAPHDGAGLLPAIFERGEVAIVVDDERHVQALLTKMDLIDYLSNRARRTRAT; via the coding sequence ATGCCCATCCTGGATTCCGTCATCGACGCCGTCGGCAGCACCCCGATGGTCCGCCTTTCGCGCATCGGCCGAGACCTCCCGTGCGAGCTCCTTGGAAAGCTGGAGTTCTTGAACCCGGGAGGCAGCGTCAAGGATCGCATCGGCGTCCGCATGTTGCTCGAGGCGGAGAAGGCGGGCCGCATCAAACCCGGCGACACGCTGATCGAGCCCACCAGCGGCAACACGGGCATTGGTCTGGCGATGACGGCGGCGGTGCGTGGCTACCGGATGATCATCACCATGCCGGAGAAGATGAGCCGTGAGAAGCAGGTGGTGCTCGAGGCGCTGGGCGCCGAGATCATCCGCACGCCCACCGAGGCGGCGTGGGATTCACCGGAGAGCCACATCGGCGTGGCGAAGCGCTTGAAGGAAGTGATCCCGAACTCTCACATCCTCGACCAGTACGGAAACCCCGACAATCCCAACGCCCACGAAGAGGGTACGGGGCAGGAGATCATCGAGCAGTGCGGCGGCAAGCTCGACGCCTGCGTGCTCACGGCGGGCACCGGCGGCACCATCACCGGCGTCGCCCGGGCCATCAAACGCGCGATGCCGAGCTGCCAGATCGTGGGCGTGGATCCCGAGGGCAGCATCTTGGCGGGCCCCGGGGAGATCAAGAGCTACAAGGTGGAGGGCATCGGCTACGACTTCATCCCCGACGTGCTCGACCGCAACCTGGTGGATCGCTGGATCAAGTCGAACGATCGGGATTCCTTCCGCACGGCGCGCCAGCTCATCCGCCAAGAGGGGCTCTTGTGCGGCGGCTCCAGCGGCTCCGCCGTGTGGGCGGCCATGCAGGTCGCCAAGGACATGCCCAAGGGCTCCCGCATCGTCACCATCTTGCCGGACTCCATCCGCAACTATCTGACCAAGTTCGTGGACGACTCCTGGATGCGCCAGCATGGCTTCACCGAGAGCGACTGGGAGATCGGGAGCATCGGGGACATCGTCCGTACGCTGCCGCCCAAAGAAGTGATTTGCATCGAGGACGATCGCACCCTGGAGGACGCGGTGGCGGCCTTCAAGGAGCATGGCATCTCGCAGATGCCCTGCACGTCCGGCGGTCGTCTGTCGGGCATCCTCACGGAGACGGATCTCTTGGGCCTCTTGGTGCGCAATACCAAGCGCACCACGGCGCTGGCGGAGGTGATGGTGCGTCGGGTTTCCACCGTGGCCCCGCACGACGGCGCAGGCCTGTTGCCGGCCATCTTCGAGCGCGGCGAAGTCGCCATCGTTGTGGACGACGAACGCCACGTGCAGGCGTTGCTCACCAAAATGGACTTGATCGACTACTTGTCGAATCGTGCGCGCCGTACGCGAGCGACATGA
- a CDS encoding SRPBCC domain-containing protein: protein MKEYRASTTIAAPAERVWEVLIDTARWPEWDPSCEKIEGSVGPGHKLKAFSKLSPGRGFAVKVTELADQRRMVWSGGMPLGLFKGERTFELTSRGDSTDFSVHEVFSGPMLALIGGSIPDMTQAFQGFVEGLKRRAETAP from the coding sequence ATGAAAGAGTATCGAGCGTCCACCACCATCGCCGCCCCGGCGGAGCGGGTCTGGGAAGTGTTGATCGACACGGCGCGCTGGCCGGAGTGGGATCCGTCCTGCGAGAAAATCGAGGGCAGCGTGGGCCCTGGGCACAAGCTCAAGGCCTTCAGCAAGCTGTCTCCGGGCCGCGGATTCGCCGTCAAGGTCACGGAGCTCGCGGATCAGCGCCGGATGGTGTGGTCCGGCGGCATGCCCCTCGGCCTGTTCAAGGGCGAGCGCACCTTCGAGCTCACTTCCCGTGGAGACAGCACGGACTTCAGCGTGCACGAGGTGTTCTCCGGGCCAATGCTGGCGCTGATCGGCGGATCCATTCCGGACATGACGCAGGCGTTCCAGGGGTTCGTGGAGGGACTGAAACGGCGGGCCGAAACCGCGCCGTAG
- a CDS encoding PEGA domain-containing protein, which produces MIRRLAALVCLALSLTLAAGRANADTGPDAPPANGDARQEARQRFLRGIELAQNGQWDAALAEFSASVELFPTSVALKNAAIALRQLHRNAEALETYERLQSSFGDKLDAQDQKLVADAVRQLRQSVGSLTVTSTPAGATIVVDGLERGLTPRPAPLRLDAGRHTVRVFLQGYEPFEAQLLLASGQNKSVDAKLVALARSGTLRVEEAAGAKLSVLVDGAVVGETPWNGRLSVGVHSVALRGEGDMGAPPSSAEIQPNQTTTLRLSATRLDATVRVDPTPTSARVDVDGVTVGNGVWEGKLRSGKHQVEVTAEGFLAWRREVSVRSGQREVLRVALERDLSNPMWRESFFEPHLYLEALGGPALARSFAGGADAACSDAGCSDRSRPFGFLVGARGGYQLTSGLGLELFLGYLSLSESVTRQKSASGDFPSTATAFEDTTKLRGPAAALSASYQFFERTPLLFRVWLGAARAKADFSGSGTFRGRATTVATGGQTLTYDFAEPVDIPEQSPSLWVPFTGPEVRIGYRVSKRFAVDAGVAMFVMFAPTTARVGTSDRDRAKNERSQQLPDVPNAFSDGSTARLGLLRLGPDDGFGTFLTVVPSVAARLDF; this is translated from the coding sequence ATGATCCGTCGCCTCGCTGCACTCGTGTGCCTCGCGCTGAGTCTCACTTTGGCTGCTGGCAGGGCCAACGCCGACACCGGCCCGGATGCTCCCCCCGCCAACGGCGACGCCCGTCAGGAGGCGCGTCAGCGCTTCCTGCGCGGCATAGAGCTGGCCCAGAACGGGCAGTGGGACGCGGCGCTTGCGGAGTTCAGCGCCTCGGTGGAGTTGTTTCCCACCTCCGTCGCTCTGAAGAACGCCGCGATCGCACTGCGCCAGCTGCATCGCAACGCCGAAGCCCTGGAAACCTACGAGCGCCTGCAGAGCTCGTTCGGCGACAAGCTCGACGCTCAGGACCAGAAGCTCGTCGCGGATGCCGTCCGGCAGCTGAGACAATCGGTCGGCTCGCTCACGGTGACGAGCACACCGGCGGGTGCGACCATCGTGGTCGACGGCTTGGAGCGCGGGCTCACACCGCGGCCGGCGCCGTTACGTCTAGATGCTGGGCGCCACACCGTTCGCGTCTTTCTGCAAGGCTACGAGCCCTTCGAGGCACAGCTGCTCCTCGCGAGCGGTCAGAACAAATCCGTCGACGCCAAGCTCGTCGCCCTCGCGCGATCCGGGACGCTGCGGGTGGAGGAAGCCGCCGGCGCGAAGCTCTCGGTCTTGGTGGATGGCGCGGTGGTGGGAGAAACGCCATGGAACGGGCGTCTGTCCGTCGGCGTCCACAGCGTAGCGCTGCGCGGCGAGGGGGACATGGGCGCGCCCCCCAGCAGCGCCGAGATCCAGCCGAACCAGACCACGACCTTGCGCCTGTCGGCCACGCGCCTCGACGCCACCGTTCGCGTGGATCCCACCCCAACCAGCGCGCGCGTAGACGTCGACGGCGTCACGGTGGGCAACGGCGTGTGGGAGGGGAAGCTGAGGAGCGGAAAGCACCAGGTGGAAGTCACTGCAGAGGGCTTCTTGGCGTGGCGCCGTGAGGTCTCCGTTCGGTCCGGCCAGCGAGAAGTGCTCCGCGTCGCGCTGGAGCGTGACCTTTCGAACCCCATGTGGCGGGAGAGTTTCTTCGAGCCACACCTGTATCTCGAGGCGCTGGGCGGCCCCGCGCTGGCGCGGAGCTTCGCGGGTGGTGCGGACGCCGCCTGCAGCGATGCCGGCTGTTCCGATCGCTCGCGACCGTTCGGCTTCTTGGTGGGTGCGCGGGGCGGCTACCAGCTCACCAGCGGCCTCGGCCTGGAGCTGTTCCTCGGCTATCTGAGCCTGTCCGAGAGCGTGACACGGCAGAAGAGCGCGAGCGGCGACTTCCCGTCCACCGCCACCGCCTTCGAAGACACCACGAAGCTGAGGGGCCCAGCGGCGGCTCTGTCTGCCAGCTATCAGTTCTTCGAGCGGACTCCACTGCTGTTTCGGGTGTGGCTGGGGGCAGCGCGGGCCAAGGCGGACTTCTCCGGATCCGGCACCTTCCGCGGACGGGCCACCACGGTGGCGACCGGCGGGCAGACCCTGACCTACGACTTCGCGGAGCCGGTGGACATCCCCGAGCAGAGCCCCTCGCTGTGGGTGCCCTTCACCGGTCCGGAGGTGCGCATCGGCTATCGCGTCAGCAAGCGCTTCGCCGTCGACGCGGGGGTGGCGATGTTCGTGATGTTCGCACCCACCACGGCGCGCGTCGGCACCAGCGACCGCGATCGAGCGAAGAACGAACGCAGTCAGCAGCTACCGGACGTCCCGAACGCCTTCTCCGACGGCAGCACGGCGCGCTTGGGTCTGCTTCGCCTGGGCCCCGACGACGGATTCGGAACGTTCCTCACCGTGGTCCCCAGCGTGGCCGCTCGCTTGGACTTCTGA
- a CDS encoding serine/threonine protein kinase, whose protein sequence is MSQDKTTPLHDSMGETSEEDLSGRVIDERYELVRLVGRGGMGAVYEARHGTTLKRCALKLLSSPDLVSHPALVKRFFREAKAGAAVESDHIVQVFDSGTDAATGWPFIAMELLNGEDVSDTIARLGAIEPRAAGKIALQAATGLSRAHELSIFHRDIKPANLFITRRDAGDCVVKILDFGIAKVLENFSDTNAALTHTGNMLGTPLYMSPEQARGAGKIDARSDVWSLGMVLYELLSGALPYEGVTSLAELMVEILTAEIAPLQDRAPWVPAELAEITQRAISRNLEHRYADAGALRDALAAALGGDRLDPSEIVSVTTEQRGSVAPRLKSTAQGVAHTADVTGAEDSPKPRAKWPIVVLGVTGISAVVATAVIATSHPKAPALPPAPVASEAPASATVTPSVVEPAPKSQSYFLPVEPAGAQVKVDGKLLSVTDGGIELSGAVGDTREVDLSLGDRHKNVRVALTREGLLPDRLMLDDTRAKPTAPAARPASTPPPKLPDQKRPEPKAKPAIKKKPELSTSTSEFDG, encoded by the coding sequence ATGAGCCAGGACAAGACCACGCCGCTGCACGACAGCATGGGCGAGACCAGCGAGGAGGACCTCAGCGGTCGCGTGATTGACGAACGTTACGAGCTCGTGCGCTTGGTCGGACGAGGGGGAATGGGTGCGGTCTACGAGGCCCGGCACGGCACCACGCTGAAACGCTGTGCGCTGAAGCTCTTGTCATCCCCGGATCTGGTGTCGCACCCGGCGCTGGTGAAGCGCTTCTTCCGAGAGGCGAAGGCCGGCGCGGCGGTGGAGAGCGATCACATCGTGCAAGTCTTCGACTCGGGCACCGACGCAGCGACGGGGTGGCCGTTCATCGCCATGGAGCTCCTGAACGGCGAAGATGTCTCGGACACCATCGCTCGGCTCGGCGCCATCGAGCCGCGGGCAGCGGGCAAGATCGCGCTGCAAGCCGCGACCGGCTTGAGCCGAGCCCACGAGCTTTCCATCTTCCATCGTGACATCAAGCCCGCAAACCTGTTCATCACGCGGAGAGATGCGGGCGATTGCGTGGTCAAGATCCTCGATTTTGGCATCGCCAAAGTGCTCGAGAACTTCTCCGACACCAACGCCGCGCTCACACACACGGGCAACATGCTGGGCACGCCCTTGTACATGTCTCCTGAGCAAGCACGCGGCGCGGGAAAGATCGATGCCCGCAGCGACGTGTGGTCGTTGGGCATGGTGCTCTACGAGCTACTCTCCGGAGCACTACCCTACGAAGGCGTGACCAGCCTCGCGGAATTGATGGTGGAAATCCTCACCGCGGAGATCGCTCCGCTCCAAGATCGCGCACCGTGGGTGCCGGCCGAGCTGGCGGAGATCACCCAACGGGCCATTTCCCGGAATCTGGAGCACCGCTACGCCGATGCGGGCGCTCTGCGAGACGCCCTCGCCGCCGCGCTCGGCGGCGACCGACTGGATCCTTCCGAGATCGTGAGCGTGACGACGGAGCAGCGTGGTTCCGTGGCACCCCGGCTCAAGTCGACGGCCCAAGGCGTCGCCCACACCGCGGACGTCACCGGCGCCGAAGACTCGCCCAAACCCCGAGCCAAATGGCCCATCGTCGTGCTCGGCGTCACCGGCATCAGCGCGGTTGTCGCCACCGCCGTCATCGCCACGTCGCATCCGAAAGCCCCAGCTTTGCCGCCGGCGCCCGTCGCCAGCGAGGCGCCGGCCAGCGCGACGGTCACTCCGTCTGTCGTGGAGCCAGCCCCAAAGTCCCAGAGCTACTTCCTGCCGGTCGAGCCCGCCGGGGCCCAGGTGAAGGTCGACGGCAAGCTGCTCTCGGTGACGGACGGCGGGATCGAGCTGTCCGGCGCAGTCGGGGACACGCGGGAAGTGGACCTGAGCCTCGGGGACCGACACAAGAACGTGCGCGTGGCCCTCACCCGAGAGGGTCTGCTCCCTGACCGCCTGATGCTCGACGACACCCGAGCCAAGCCCACGGCTCCGGCGGCGAGGCCGGCGAGCACGCCCCCACCGAAACTGCCCGATCAAAAACGCCCGGAACCGAAGGCCAAGCCCGCGATCAAGAAGAAGCCCGAGCTCAGCACGTCGACCAGCGAGTTCGACGGTTAG
- a CDS encoding TetR family transcriptional regulator yields MKSRGAVEERIFAAARKLASEKPLDQIGLSDVARTAGVSWPTVKRHVGSKARLRAALESEEPELSGTHPDTRSRLLSAAARVFAKLGYDGATLDGIAAEASLTKGAVYWHFQSKLELFVALVDAFVADQVSHLAQDVAHASTQSRERWLDLVLGGALTRARGDGARLFVELAAESREPAVRQRLASALSVRRQAVAELLRSPEAALPADVDAAVLAALVVALLDGAALADVAGAAIEPAHAVLTFARILGREPSRARAR; encoded by the coding sequence ATGAAGAGCCGAGGGGCGGTGGAGGAACGTATCTTCGCTGCGGCGCGCAAGCTGGCGTCGGAAAAGCCGCTGGATCAGATCGGCCTCTCGGACGTGGCGCGCACGGCGGGGGTCAGCTGGCCCACGGTGAAGCGACACGTCGGCAGCAAGGCACGCTTGCGCGCCGCCCTCGAGAGCGAAGAGCCGGAGCTGTCGGGAACCCACCCGGACACCCGCAGCCGATTGCTTTCGGCGGCGGCACGAGTGTTCGCCAAGCTCGGCTACGACGGCGCCACGCTGGACGGCATCGCCGCCGAGGCGAGCCTCACGAAGGGCGCGGTGTACTGGCACTTCCAGAGCAAGCTGGAGCTGTTCGTGGCGCTGGTGGACGCGTTCGTCGCCGACCAGGTGAGCCACCTGGCACAAGACGTGGCCCACGCCAGCACCCAGAGCCGTGAGCGCTGGCTGGACCTGGTGCTCGGCGGCGCGCTCACGCGGGCCCGGGGAGACGGCGCGCGGCTGTTCGTGGAGTTGGCGGCGGAGAGCCGCGAGCCGGCGGTGCGCCAGCGGCTGGCGAGCGCGCTCTCCGTGCGGCGGCAAGCGGTGGCGGAGTTGCTGCGCAGCCCGGAAGCGGCGCTCCCCGCCGACGTGGACGCCGCCGTGCTCGCTGCGCTGGTGGTGGCGCTGCTCGACGGCGCGGCGCTGGCGGACGTGGCCGGCGCGGCCATCGAGCCGGCCCACGCGGTGCTGACCTTCGCGCGCATCCTCGGGCGCGAGCCCAGCCGCGCGCGGGCGCGCTGA
- a CDS encoding YceI family protein: MSRWLVLAALLGGCGGAAPRAELVRAPPTAKEPEAPVAYCVDLHRSRLTVVAKALGGHYPVKVSRWRGRVILDRGRAVRLTVRADLKSIDAGSEMLTDLVLSARVLDVEHHPEARFESLSVEPKAGEQVRVVGRLSLRGHTRTVAIPVQVERSRRSLRAEARFTIDRTDFGIRPGGVLGWALSNDLEIRIRGRARECQTGSPGMVGE, encoded by the coding sequence GTGAGCCGCTGGCTGGTCCTGGCCGCGCTGCTCGGGGGCTGCGGCGGCGCGGCGCCCCGCGCAGAGCTGGTGCGCGCGCCGCCAACCGCGAAGGAGCCCGAGGCGCCCGTGGCCTATTGCGTGGACCTTCACCGCTCTCGCCTCACGGTGGTGGCCAAGGCGTTGGGCGGTCACTACCCGGTGAAAGTATCGCGCTGGCGCGGCCGCGTGATCCTGGACCGGGGGCGCGCCGTACGGCTCACGGTGCGCGCGGATCTGAAGAGCATCGACGCCGGCTCCGAGATGCTCACGGATCTGGTGCTCTCAGCTCGGGTGCTCGACGTGGAGCACCATCCCGAAGCTCGCTTCGAGTCCCTCTCGGTCGAGCCAAAGGCCGGCGAGCAGGTGCGCGTGGTCGGTCGCCTTTCGCTCCGCGGCCACACCCGCACCGTGGCAATACCGGTCCAGGTGGAGCGCAGCCGTCGCAGCCTGCGAGCCGAAGCGCGCTTCACCATCGACCGCACGGACTTTGGCATCCGTCCGGGCGGCGTCCTAGGCTGGGCGCTGTCGAACGATCTGGAAATTCGCATCCGCGGACGCGCCCGCGAGTGTCAGACCGGCTCCCCGGGGATGGTGGGCGAGTGA